The sequence CCTGGTGTTCTACACGTTCCTGGCAGGGATGTTCGCCCTCACCATGTACGTCATGCTGCTCACTCTGAACGACTACCAGCCCACCTGGCAGGACCGTCTGGCCATTCCAGGTACACTTGATgatcacttcacacacacacaacacacacacacacacacacacacacacacacacacacacacacacacacacacacacacatacagatacacatacagatacTCCACAACCTGGAGCTGTTAAATAGAATAGAAAGAGCTAATGTGTCTAATGATTCTAATGTGTCTAATGATTCTAATGACGGTGTTtgttcatgtgtgcatgtgtatgtgagtaggAATGATGATCCGACCAAAAGGACAGGCACTGGAGATTATCTACAACATTGACCAAACTGAGAGCTGGGACACATATGTCCAGAAACTGAATAGCTTCTTGGGCCGTaagtagtctgtgtgtgtttgtgtgtgtgtgtgtgtgtgtgtgtgtgtgtgtgtgtgtgtgtgtcttttcacGTATTTCTCGATGTTGGTCTTCACTTGTGTTCTTTCATTAACTCTTCATCTTTCCGTTCCTCCTCACCCttatttctcttgctctctctcgctGCCAGCATACAACGACAGCCTGCAAGCCCTGAACAACGATGTGTGCCCCCCAGACCAGTTCTACGTGCAGGAGGACAGTGGTGAGGTGCGCAACAACCCCAAGCGCTCCTGCCAATTCAACCGTACCATGCTCGGGGAATGCTCTGGCTTGGGCGCCACCTCCGCCGAGCGCACCTTTGGCTACGAGAACGGCCAGCCCTGCGTCTTCATCAAGCTCAACCGGGTAATAAGTGCAttggagagagaggtgtggtGAGATGGGGATGATTGTGAGTCATGCTGCAGTGCATGTGCCTCAGTTCCCCCTCACAGAGACATGCTTAAGCCTAATTTGTGCTCCCGTTTCATACCAATGTAGATTCATCCGTTTCAATACATTTTGCCCGTATTCGTAAGCTGTCAGAAAACCTAAGATTGTGACTAGTTTTGGAGAAAGAGCCCTCTCTTTAAGGAATCAATAGGGCAAGGTTTTTAGGTTTGAATAGCCAGTGAGCTAGAGCACTAGTTAACTAGCCACTAgagcactagttaactagtgactgCTTAGCCAAAGCAACAACTACTTTAACCTTAACCCACTTATCACTGTCAAATGCACTACAGTAAATGAACAGCACTGTGTCCTTTTGATGATTTAATTAAATCATTGTAAACTCTGACATTTCACCTTTCCACAGGTTATTGGAATGCTGCCAGGGAAAAGCCAATCTCCTTATGTCACTTGTGGGGCTAAGGTCAGTCCCAACTAACCCTCAGATTACTAGTCAAAGGTGATCGATAAATGTTATTGACATGTAGGCTAATAACAAGTTAAATCATTTAGTTTTAGGGAACAATCTGTATAGACATGAAGTAGTCAAATATTTTGGCCATCCAAAgttaaagattattattatcgTACATCGTAGTTCATACAGAATTGTAAGATGAAATAATGTCATTGTAGAACAAATGTAAGACACCCATGCTTTCATAAAATTATACTGAAACTGATGAACTATGAGGACTGAGGTCTTCAACCCACTTTCATTAGCAAACTTCTTCCAGCACTGATCATTAACGAAGATTAGTTGGCCTTAGGGAACATTAATATCCTTATTTCATATCATCATTTATGTAAATGTCACCCTCCAAGAGCATTTCACTCTGTATATGTTGTgaacttgtgtgtatgtgagtatgtgtgtgtgtgtgtgtgtgtgtgtgtgtgtgtgtgtgtgtgtgtgtgtgtgagagacagagagagagagagagagagagagagagagtacaataattttctgtgtattagccacatcgTGTATGAACTGCAGGACAAtgtataaaacagaataaagcCGCACCTGTGTATTAACTGCAGTGCCCAATAGCCCAATCAGAATCAAATAAATGGGGCTTTAATCCtaaagaagaatgaagaaaagaaaTGCATTCCTATATACTGTATGGCCCACCTCTATGTGTTAGCCTCATAGTTGAAGAAATATTCCACATATAAGCCTTGTTAAAAGGTGGGAAATtatggtatttgtgtgtgtgtgtgtgtgtgtgtgtgtgtgtgtgtgtgtgtgtgtgtgtgtgtgtgtgtgtgtgtgtgttgtgtatgtctgtgtgtgtgtgtgtgtctgtgtgtctgtgtgtctctgtgtgtgtgtgtgtgtgtgtgtgtgtgtgtgtgtgtgtgtgtgtgtgtgtgtgtgtgtgtgtgtgtgtgtctgtgtgtgtgtgtgtctgtgtgtgtgtgtgtgtgtgtgtgtgtgtctgtgtgtctctgtgtgtgtgtgtgtgtgtgtgtgtgtgtgtgtgtgtctgtgtgtctgtgtgtgtgtgtgtgtgtgtgtgtgtgtctgtgtgtctctgtgtgtgtgtgtgtgtgtgtgtgtgtgtgtgtgtgtgtgtctgtgtgtctgtgtgtgtgtgtgtctgtgtgtctatgtgcccGCATCATTTTCCCATCTAATCTCCATCTTCACATCTATCCCTCTGTTCCCACACATCTGTCTTTAGAGATACAAAATTGGAGAAAATGAATGGGTAAGCTTTACAGAGTAGACCATACAGCCACAGAATGTAGATGACTGGAGTTAGCCATTAGTAGACATTGGCCTGTAGTCGTTTCTTACTGCTGATTTCTTCCCTTTGTCCTTTGATCAAAAATAAAATCTATTAATCTGTAAAAATCTGTTACATGTTTCTTAAAGGGGCATAATGCTGTTATTTGTTATTCAGCAGGATTTTTTGAAGCATTGCATCCTTTTGACCCCTCCAAGATTTTGGCAGAAGAAGCTTCATATCCCCTATAAATGCTTCTCTGTAGCAAAACTAGTGTACCCCTCTACCCATTTGGAAAGCAAAGGCTTCTCTGTAACCCAGACCCATGTGAAACACCTGTATTCATGTTCCACAGAAAGAGGACAGTGACAGTATTGGTGAGATAGCATACTTCCCCACCAATGGCAGCTTCAATCTCATGTACTACCCTTACTATGGAAGCAGGTcacaggtaagacacacaccacatacatgaagtctctctcacatgcacacatacacacacacacacgcaaatacatgtgcatgtttgtctaAATATTTAGACACGCTAGAGACATCGGAAGTCAGaactctctttcttctctctctctctctctttctccacatcTTTTCCTTTAGGTGAATTACTCTCAACCGCTGGTGGCTGTCAAATTCCTGAATATCACCTATAACATGGATGTGAATGTGGAGTGCAAGATCAATTCAGACACCATTACCGAGCTTAGTGAGAGGGACAAGTTCGCCGGACGTGTCTCTTTCAGGCTGAGAATCAACAAGAACGACTAGAGCGCCAGTATCTGCCAACCAAATGCGCGTgcacaccactaacacacacacatacacacacacacacacacacacacacacatacacccacacaccagcTCAATACAAACATATGTGTATTGCATTctttttacacacatacacaaaaacacatacaggaTTTGATGCAAACCCATACATAAATTTACTttgcaattcacacacacacacaaatacacacaagcaaaaacataaatacgcacatacacacactctgcacgcATAAACGCTCGCACAGTCAAGCAATGTTTTCTATCTGTGTCCTCTCCTCAACTGTAGTGATTGTGAAATCCCCACACTTACTACTTCCTGTGCCAGAGGGCTCAGaggattctgggaaatgttgTACAGACAATCCCAGTTGTCAGTCCTTCCTTCCTCGATTTAGACCTCTGTTCATTCAacaaagagagggggggcatgctatagtgtgtgcgtatgtgtttatgtgtgtgtctctgtgtgtgtgtgcgtgtgtgtgtgtgtgtgtgtgtgtgtgtgtgtgtgtgtgtgtgtgtgtgtgtgtgtgtccatagatGAACCTGTCAAATTGTTTACTCCATTGTTCACCCCACTAAGAGTTCCTGCCAGTCATCCGATTGCAACACACCCAATCAGAAGCAGGGGGAGGGACCAGAAGGTGGTGGTGCAGGGAGGGGGTAGTTCTTGACAAAGGAGCAGGGAATTATGAGTCAATTCATTTAGCCATATAAATCTACTTCACCAATGATGCTAATGATTACAAtgctgttgttgatgatgatgatgatgatgatgatgatgatgatgaggaagatgatgatgatatcTTTGGCAGGGTCAGTGTTACTGGTTTTGGTCAAGCaggtgtctctctgtgttttatTGATGCGTCTATCTAATCCCTTTAATCTGTAATCCTAATCTGGaggcactctcctctctccatcccccttcCTTTCTGCTatgctgtctctttctctctgtttttcttttttcccttcttttttcttctctgttagTTTCTTTTCCCCCTTCCTTTCCTATTTTTGTTTTTCCGCTCTTTGCTCCATTCTTGTTTGTAATTTaccaaagtgttttttttatttgattaatACAGTCTCTCTCCATTATTTCCCCCTCTATTCCttcttgtcttttgttttttgttcttcTTTATCTTTGCTTGATTTGATTTCTTGCTCATGCTGTCTTTTCTCTTACCAATTattccctctctacctctgttgtttgtttgttttgttttggggcGTTGATTAAGAAGGCTCCTGCTTCATTCATTgacctatttatttatttttacatatttatttatgacTTTATTgcattgttgttttttatttggaTTGTTTATGAAATTGATTGCATTTATACATATTTATTTGACCATGTTCATGCACTGCTAGTGGGCTAAATTTATGATGACCTCTAAAGTTGTTTCATAATGATATCATGGTAAAGTAATGGTACACTTGATACACTGATATAGCCCACGAACATACAGTACctttattatctgttttaatgcatacacacaaacacattaacacacacacacacacacacacacacacacacacacactcacacacacacatacaagtacaaacatatacatacatacatacatagataaaCTGATAAACTCATACATTTTTCAAGCATGCAGTACTCCAAAGTCTGGAGTGTGTATTCAGTAATTGTTATCATGGTTGCACTATATCGATTCTAAATGGCTAAAACTCGATTTAGCTCTTAATTCATAAACAACCAATCAAGTTCCACGTTGAAATGCCTGGACCAGTCACATTAGTCATATTCTATTGGGCCACATAATGATCACTTTATGAGAAATGTTagacaatttcttttttttcttttcattcctCTATGAAATCATATCTTCTCTTTTTTGTCCTCAAAGCAATATATCTTGATTGTGTGTTGCGTGGCTAACTGTACATATTAatgagggtggggggggatgcattcctctctttcttagagagaaagaggagggaaaagagtatagaacagagggagagggggttaGGATGTATGTAAAATATCAAACCATATGATTTGCCAATGCTGATCTTAAAAGTGTGTAGATGACTGATGAAGGTAGTCTCTAAAAATAGCATCCTGGTGTTTTTTATTCACGTCTTTCTTTCAAGTTATTTAGATTTACTGTTCCATTGTATAGAGAACGTTCAGTAGCACAGCACTGAACAAGACTGGGTTTTAGAGCCTAGTACTGGGGAGGAAAAAGTATTTTCTTTTCTATTTCAGTTCTTGTTAGCCTGGCACTCAATAAACTGATATTTGTTAGCATATGGCTAatatgcatggggctagttaaCATGGCGCTAGTAAGAAACCGCATCGATTTCAACAGAGGCAGATAAGCATAACACGTTTTACAATTTAGTGCTTGTAAGCACAGTACTAGCTCACTTGGTGCTGGTCAGTTTATTTGTTGTCACCATAAGGATAGTGATGCTGCTATGAGCGTCTTTGGGGCTTGACTGTGGCACAAGACcactttcctttttctctcagTATTCCCTCGTCTCATCGCCTGTTCTGTGTGTCgtattgtttatgtttttttttggggggggggggcaccataGTTATACTTTGAGCATAATTTgaaagtgtgagtgagtatgtatgtgtgtgtatgtgctcacATTAAAAAGAGAGCGTCTAGATAAATATTTAAATACATATGAAAAAACACATTACTACAGACATCGCCTTGACATAAAAAATCTCTTCATATCAACTCTGGTCTGTTCATGGGAAAAATATGTTTACATGGTGCAGCACTAATTGAATCAACACCATTTCTTTGTAGACTCTTACCTTGTGCAGAGTGGCACTCCATACCATGGCAGTTTTATGCTCCCATTCAGGCCTGTCAAACACTTCCCCATGCAATCagtaggagggagagagtaCAGGCCACTGCAGAGTCACCACAAAATTTATAGAGCAAAAAGTTGACCAAACATGGATTGGAGTGCCCTCTGTGTATGGGACACTGGGTCTCCACAAACAACTTCACACATATCCATAGAACACCTCATTGATACTGTCCCTTGTAGTGCTATCCTGTTCCCAGTGCATGAGGACTGGAAAAGGGACAGTCTTTTATTTCTGCCTGTTGCAACTGCCATACATTTCATATGGGAAATACTAGTGGCACCGTTGTAGTTAAATGAGTCTTTGATACAATGGGCAAAACACCTGTGCCACTGCTGTGGAGTGAGGAGACATAGCACTACTAACACTGCTTAGGAGTAGTCAGTGGTCACTCATGTTTGAGTCGTTTCTAAGAGAGATAGGTAAGGGGCATCCAGGGGTGAGTCTTTGGTGAGTTATTCACCTCACTGACTACACCCACTCTCTTGGGTCAGTGCCATGGACTCAGACGACTAGTTCATCTCCATCCAGTACACTCCCCATCTGGTCAAACGTGGCCATGTCTGGGCAGTGGGCACCCAGTTGTGCACCTCAAGCTGTGCTTACATCTGCATGACGACTAATAGCATTAGTAAAGTAAACCAAGGTCTCAGCAATTCTATGGTGGCCAGCAAATAGAGAACGATGACTAGTGCCAAGGTATCGTGTTTAACCTGCCCAAGATGGCCGGTCTCATGCACTGGGTTGGCTGTATAGCTGCAACATCTCTCATCCTCATTCCACGAGCCCCTGTGTAGCTTTGTCCTGTCCCATTATGATGTCATTATTGTGTGACGGCTTCTATCTCTAGTCTTTCTGTCTAGACGTCGTCTGTGTACCACAGTCTGGTACCGCTGAGTCAGAAGCATGTGCCTTCATCGTCTCTTTAATATTCTGCCCgttagaaacaaacacacacacaccaaccaccaccacaacaagcGTTGATGTCATTCACAAACGCATTATTCAAGCTGAACTTGTGCACGTAcaacacacgcactctctcatacacacacacaaatggacacaTTCCATCAGTCGTGATCCAGCTGAACTCGTTCCATTGTGTTCCCTGTCAGTCGTACTGTCAGTCACACTGGTTCTCTCCACCACCCCCAACACCTCGCTTGCCCCAGTCAGACCCCCGCTGTATAATGTGTCCAATCATTGCACTGCCCACTGCTCAGCACTGACTAACTGCACTCTGTTGACCGGTCGATGAattctccctcaaacacacacaccactcatgcGTGACGCTGACTGTCTGTGGCCATTCCTCTCACCTGTGCTCCAGGCTCCTCTGTGCGAAAGTGATTTCTTctgctctcatctctctccatttGGGTTTACTGTTCAATCAAACACTGCTCATGACATAATAGATGTAATTAAAGAATTAATTGAATATACCGTTATTTACAGTATATATTGCCtgactaataaaaaaaatacaattgtGGAAACCTATATTCAAAAAAACAAGAATATCGTTGTAAATGAAAAATGGGAAGTAAgaaataataaaacatttttttgtgtttaaaagTGTGTGCATTTTGCTTATCAAATGAAGTGAAGTTGAGCttgttgagacacacacacacacacacacacacacacaagcacaaacccTGCCAACCACAAATGATTTTGGTCTAAGAGACATTTCCTCTTTGACACCAACTGTTTCACACACCATCTCATACATAATGGTGGGGAGTGTTTTGAAAAATATGATGACATGACATGATGATCAGGTGTGAGGGATGTTggtgaaagacagacagacaagagacAGCTGGAAATACACAGACAACCACATGAGCAGAGTATGAACGTAAAGGAAAGATGcagaaaggagaaaaaagagataATGGAAGAGCTAAAGCATAAGAGATTGATGATATAACTGAGCTGGAGCTGTCTGTTTATGTAACAAGTGAAGGCTGCTCTTTCTTTTCCCATCCTGTCCTCAGCATGTTCACATCCAGCAACAGGTAAAATAACTTCAATACCTACCTGTAAAAAAACCTTACAATTCCCACTGACACAATCACCACAGTGGTCTCTCACACAGTTTGTTAGCCTcaggaaaaaatatattttatgatgGAGAGGCGGCTCTTCTCattgaaggggagagagggagggggtggggtaaGAGAGGTTACATAATCTGTCCTCCAACAAATTCTATGATGACACACAGACGTTCTGAGCTGTGGCAGTGTCCTTACATAATCGAACAAGAAATCaaaatgcagatgttttaaaacacacagaaagggctggagaagagaaagaaggataTAGAGGCAAGCGAGTGTGTCAGGTGTTACTgactcagtgtgtgtatgtgtgtgtgggtgtgtgtgtatgtgtgtgtgtgtgtgtgtgtgtgtgtgtgtgtgtgtgtgtgtgtgtgtgtggagggggggggggtgcatgtgtGGAGATAATCTCAAAACTTTAATCCCATTGACTATAATCCAGATCAGTGAGCACACACTTTGTTCTGACTGACTCCGCCCACTCATAAACGTACACACATCAACTCCACATTCTCTgcccactcactcactatctctctctttctctctctttctcacacacacacacacacacaaaacacacactcacacaatgctTACAAACTGTTCCCCTAAAACCAGACACAACCTTTCCCCAAGTGGTGCACACATAATCCCCAAAACACTtctgtccctgcacacacacacacacacacacacacacatgctgtcgttggtatacagtacatacatagtGTAACAATCCATTTTTTGTAGGCTAAATAACATACAATTAATACATTCttaatattactattattattaacattatATCTGTCTAGGTGTTGACAGAGGAAGATaggcagacacacgcacatagtTCACCAGGAGGAGAGAGCCTGGTTCTCAAGGAGTCAAAGGTCACCTGAGGTCCTAAAGCTTCCGCTTCTACTCAGTCAGTAAAGGAGCTGATGACCTGATAGCACAACACTAATTAACAGTCAATCAATAAACTAATCATAGGTCATACATCGGTGTTGAGCTGAGTCATACTCTGAATAACCTCAGCTGTAAAGAATGTGCATACTCtgggtatgtgtgagtgagagtgtagcctacacattagACATATGAGTACCCCATGTCTGTACCCTTTCTGTATCCTATGACTACATGAAATGGAAGGGTGGAATCAGATGGTAGGACTAAATTGCATTGTGCAATTAGTATTTTTAATCTCAAAAAGTCACAGTGAGTGATTCTTAGTATACTGATCTGAGTATGTGAACAACACCctaataggctacacaaacGCAGCCACACAGGTGTCTTAGACATGAAAAACTCTtgtgataataacaaataaaattcAATACTAGCCCTTGAACACCAGAGTAAGGCTCCGCATGTGAGTGTTCTGTGTGATGCACCGTTCTATTTTTAAAGTCTCTTCGAGTAAAAGGGAAAAATCACCGCCGGGTTTGCGTGTGCCTCCACTACTAGCGCGAGCGTGTGACGTAGTCTTGTTATATCACAGATTTAGACGTAggcataattaactttaatcCAGTCGTGTAACTCTCGATGCGCCTACTATCTCCATCTTGTGGTTAAAACAGGAAGTGCCGTTTCACTTTATGGACCCGCGATCAGGATATTGAGGTCGACCCGGAATCTTGACTCCCCAAGAAACGCAAAACGGCCAGGAAGagcaaaataacaaaacaataacataaaGTTAGGCCCTAAGCCTTGGCTAGCTTAAACCATTATGCTGCGTAAAACAGCAATGTTTCGGTCTTGTCTTCACAAAGCGGTGTCTTGTCTTCACAAATAATAGGCTGGTTGCTGTCCACTCACAGCAATCTCtacagtataataataataagatcaTTTTCAGTCCGGTTGAAATGACCCATAATGTGCATTGCACGCATTATTTTCCTGCTCTCACCTCTTCATTGCAGTTTATATTTACTCAGTGAACAAGAACAGGCGGTTATGATTGCTGTGCACTTGTGCTACGTTTGCTTTATTAGCCAACTTTTAGTAAAACGCACACTTAAACAGTGGAAAACGGGATTGACGTCCGTAATGGTGGATTTTCTTTGTAAAATGCTGTTCAATTGATGCAGCCACGAGTACTGCACACAATAACTTGCAGgcttcaaaaataaaagaaaatattggATTAATAGTTAATTACAAAGTGTGTTCTTATGCCATGACAGTGCCAATGCCATAGACCTGCTAGAGACATCTTTTACGTTGTTATAAGGCGTGGTCCTAGGGATCTTTAGCTCATAAAATCATTCATTcagctttctttctctttctccccctatatttctcttccctctctttctccttccttgCCCTTTGCCTTTCCTACACTCTTCATCCCTTGTTCCACAGCTTTCACACTTGTAgagctctttttctctctttacatattttttcccctcagactccagttctctcctccactcATTTCCACTTCACCTCCCTCActcaatttgtctttttctgttccCTTCCCTTCCTCCCCATCCCTAGGGCAGTTCCAGCATGTTTCTCTCCTCCAGCATCCTCTGAGTCCTGTGATGCACTTTCTTGATGGCAGCGACCAGTGTCCGCATCACCGGTTTGGCCTCCTCCTGCGAGGTCACGCACACCAGCTCCAGGAACACCTTCCGGGCCGGCATGGCACCGAACGCCACCTCGGCGGCCTGCCTCAGGAGCCACGGGTGGTGCGGTGCCAGGGCCTGCCGGTAGGCCTCACGGCACAGCTCCCCGGGCGAGCGCAGGTGGCCCTCGGCATCAGGGCCCTCGTGGAGCTTATCGAGGAGCAGCCGCAGCCAGAGCAGCGAGCGGTGGAGCCGCAGCAAAGTACGACTGCCTGACGGAGTGTGCCGGCTGAAGTCCACCAGGCCGGCGCCCAGCtcgccgtccagcatggagcggACAGAGTGGTAGGTACCTGCGTCTAGGGGGAGAGGGGCGTCCACAGCAGCAGCATTGTTGAGGCGCTGCTGCCACAGGGCGCTCCGGGCAAtgtgagaggagggagaggagaggtcacGTAAGAGTGTGATCTTTTCCTGGACTTTCGGGGAGAAGAAGCTCACAAGAGCGCCAAGGGAGTTCATGAACCTGAGGCCGAGGAAGGGAGGGCGTGAGATGTTGGGGAAGAAACAGAGAAAAGGAGATTTTATGTAGGCTCAAGATGGGCTTCACTCTGGGTAATGGATATTGAGAAAAACTTAATTCCTTTAAAAACGTTATCCTTCGAAAGTATTGAACGCAATAGCTTTGCTTTGTAATTGTAATAGAGGAATATATTTTAGTACATGGAGCTACTAAGCTAAGtactaaaaagtaaaaaaatatacATAAACTATACAGACAATACTGAATACCATTCCTCCATCTGTATACTGTAAGCAACAGCCTCTGATTCTTCTTAAAGTTTAACTCCAGAGTAAAAATAACATAGGGTCTATTTACGGTAGTTAACGagttcaaacttttgattgaaaGAAAAATTATGTTAATTGGTGGAGATTTGAGCAACAACGTTTTTTGCATTATCACTGAATGGCTTACAGTGAATGCTAAGGGGGCAATTAGGACGTCAAAAAAACAAATGCTATTTTGTACCACTGACAATGCTCAAAATACCacacttctgtggtagtgtggtgagggtctctacagacaaactgaagtactgtaaactttgaaagtgtacagagaggttataacAACACTGTAGGAAGAAAATTGCCTGGCTTCCTGATCCGGTAGCGTCAAATCAGCAGGTGCGTTCGATCTTGCAGCTcacactaccacagaagtgtaatGCATTGTCAGTGGTGTAAAatagtgtttgttttttgatgtGCTACCTCTTAGCATTCACTGTAAGCCCATTCAGTGAG comes from Alosa sapidissima isolate fAloSap1 chromosome 18, fAloSap1.pri, whole genome shotgun sequence and encodes:
- the gltpd2a gene encoding ceramide-1-phosphate transfer protein, with amino-acid sequence MRSLRLLRVFLLPASMLALLLFVSSYWLPQGAPEGCNSVWRPCFSVYSQTSKPEPHAIAESNHIAENDILMEECPGQDFQVSHLYSHLTYALGPASDVILDEYLSSWEELIKFMNSLGALVSFFSPKVQEKITLLRDLSSPSSHIARSALWQQRLNNAAAVDAPLPLDAGTYHSVRSMLDGELGAGLVDFSRHTPSGSRTLLRLHRSLLWLRLLLDKLHEGPDAEGHLRSPGELCREAYRQALAPHHPWLLRQAAEVAFGAMPARKVFLELVCVTSQEEAKPVMRTLVAAIKKVHHRTQRMLEERNMLELP
- the atp1b2a gene encoding sodium/potassium-transporting ATPase subunit beta-2a, with product MSKEDDKGNTGGWKEFFWNPRTHEVMGRTASSWGLILLFYLVFYTFLAGMFALTMYVMLLTLNDYQPTWQDRLAIPGMMIRPKGQALEIIYNIDQTESWDTYVQKLNSFLGPYNDSLQALNNDVCPPDQFYVQEDSGEVRNNPKRSCQFNRTMLGECSGLGATSAERTFGYENGQPCVFIKLNRVIGMLPGKSQSPYVTCGAKKEDSDSIGEIAYFPTNGSFNLMYYPYYGSRSQVNYSQPLVAVKFLNITYNMDVNVECKINSDTITELSERDKFAGRVSFRLRINKND